The genomic window TTCTTCCAAGTTGTTCTCATCTTGTATATTTCTGATTCCAGTTTTTGTATGTCGCTCTTCTGTACTTCTGAAATTTTACCTAAATAATTGTTTttcagttattttattttattggtttTAGGTTTCGACAGTGTCAATGGTGGATTCACAGAATGTTGAAGGTTACAGGCCTGCTCCGGATTTTGAGGAAGATAGGAGAAGTGCACTCCTTGATCTTGAGATGAACGACTCCACTGAGCTTTGGCTCATTAAGTTACCCTTTTCAAGTGTAAAGTTTGATTCTTTTCTCTCAGTTCCTATTTCTTTCCGAATTTTCAATTATTGTTGCTCAATAGAAAAATAAAGCATTGTTATTTGCTACTCTACTATGATTATAGGATTGCTTGGTATTATGACTACTAGCTTCagtttgcaattttttttttttatcaataatccTGATTAAACTTAAttgttattttgtttatttttatttatttttgtgttaGTTTACATTTGTGGAGTTAAAAAAATTATCTGTAccctttttttccctttttaccCAGCACTTTCACAAATTTCAGCAGGTTTGTGGAATGACAAAATACGTGTTTGTATGCTGCTGCGGCAGATAATGTGCTCCCTGAACATATTCACGACAACTGCTTTTCATGTATAATGTTAAAATTGTGTAAAAACCTGAAGAGTAGTGACTCTGGATGTTGCAAAATGAGAAATATGTAATTGGTTTTGGTCTTTGCTTGTATTTTATTATAACATATCAGGGTGTGACCTAATTGCATATAGTTCCAGTCCATTCAAATGAGTTGTTATATGTGCTGATTGTGTTGCATTCTCTGTAGGATATCAATGGTGTAGTAGCCTGTGTTTCATGCATCTGTAATCTTTGTGTTGATTCTTACTTTTGATATGGTCATGTTGACGATGATATCTTATCTGAGATTCTTTGTTTGTTTTTTCCCCCTCGTTTATTGACAGTCATCCCACCAAAGCAGGATGGAGCATATGCTATCTGAGATTGATGGGGAGGAATTGTCTTTCAATCTTCATAGTGATGGAAAACTTGCCAGCTTTGAGGACTCATCTGGTGAATAATGAACCAACTGTGACATCAATAACTTACTCTCTTTTTCAAGGACTGCATTTTGATCTCCAAAATGGCAACTTGCATATTTTAAATGTTTGTGACATATAACCTCTGCCTTGTAAGTGCTTTAACTTTTGTGTTTGTGCACTGCATTGGCAGAGAAACTATATGATTTTGTCAGCTACCCTTCCCAGGAGCCAGATGAAATGGTTTTTGTTCCCTCTCCTACAGAACCGAAAATCGGTATGCTTCTATAGATTTCTTTTCTAGTTCATCTCGCTGGCTATATGTTAACTGATAGAGTAAATGTTCAAATTGGTTTAAGACATGTAGGATATCAAATCAGTTGCTTCCAAGATTTTTACCATTGAGTTGGTTCTTTGTAGCACAAAATAATCATCAATTTAAGGACCAAGTGGTATTTAAACATAGAGACCAAATTGATGTACAAAATGTTTAGAGTGTAAAGGAACAACTCGATGGTGCTAAAATCTTTGGAGAACTAAATTGAGCTTTtactttcaaatttcaatatctaAATAGTTGTTGAGAATGTTAAATTAAAATTATGGTCTAATATGCATAATGATACCAAAATGAACCCTTCTATGATTGTGCTGCAAAATGATATTGCTTTATTTTGACTTTTCTATTTTAGTTAGATATTCAAGTTTCATATACATGTTAGATGAGGCAATGGCTAGTCGATTTGGGGAGATGTACCTATTCCTTTTCAAATAATATGTTTGGCCTGATATTTTGTGGCCATATCCTCATATATTAGTATTTTGATGACTTACTAGGAACATCTAAGATTCAATTCCTCATTAATTGTATTTTGAACATAACTTCTAGTACGTGAACTGAGAGAGAGGGGGAGACTGAGAAAGATAGAGTATGGATGGATGCTTTGCAGTAGGCTTTTGATTAAGTTCGAATAACATAAGGTACATGAAATAACACATGTCAGTAACATAGAAGTTGATAATGTGTTGAATGTAAATCAGGGACTTTGTGTTACCAACTTACCACATTTTGCCAATTTAGCAACCATGGATCCATCTTAAAAAGTGGTGGAATTATTTATCTAGGATTCAAGTTACACCTTTGGGCTGTTGACATGAAAAGGTTTTTCAGGTTTAATTTGTGAATATCACAGACTCGAAAGAAAATTATGTTGAACAACTATAAAACAAGTCACTCTCAAATCCCAATGACAGTGATTGTTGTTCAAAGAAAAAGTAGATGAGGGGCATCAAACAGGTAACAATTGtacttgaaatagaaatcaggtGAGTTAGTGGTTGTACAAGGAATGAAAGAAATATCAGATTAGAGTGTGTGGATAAACTTCTAAAGACGTGATTATGGGATAATATGAAAAAAATGGATTTTTTTTAGTAGAAATTTTTTATCAAAAGGAGATGCTAAATTGTTTTTGGGTATGGATGACAATATtttgatcaaaagtgattgtttGTTTTTTTGTTGGGGATGGGGGGTTCTTAAAATTAGAATAGAAGTTGCATTAGAAACCAAAGGGGATGAAGGGAGCAAGGATATCTGAAATATAGATTGCATTTTTGTTTTCGACTGAGGCCACCAAGGTTGGGTTAATTTTGGTTTCAGAACTCAGAAGTTGGAATCTTTATCTATTTTCTTGTGGAAAGAAGGAGAAACATTGGATTGTGACTTGATAGTTTCATAAAATATATTCTACAACCTTTTCTGTATCAGTGTATATATATGTTCCCCTTTGTTAATGAATTCTTCTTTCAAATTGAAATATTTGAGCAGTGTGGTGGAGTGATTATAAGTGTATATATATGTTTGTTTTTTTGTTGGGGATGGGGGGTTCTTAAAATTAGAATAGAAGTTGCATTAGAAACCAAAAAGGATGAAGGGAGCAAGGATACTGAAATATAGATTGCATTTTTGTTTTCGACTAAGGCCACCAAGGTTGGGTTAATTTTGGTTTCAGAACTCAGAAGTTGGAATCTTTATCTATTTTCTTGTGGAAAGAAGGAGAAACATTGGATTGTGACTTGATAGTttcataaaatatattttacaacCTTTTCTGTATCAGTGTATATATATGTTCCCCTTTGTTAATGAATTCTTCtttaaaattgaaatatttgAGCAGTGTGGTGGAGTGATTATAAGTGTATATATATGTTTGTTTTTTTGTTGGGGATGGGGGGTTCTTAAAATTAGAATAGAAGTTGCATTAGAAACCAAAGGGGATGAAGGGAGCAAGGATACTGAAATATAGATTGCATTTTTGTTTTCGACTAAGGCCACCAAGGTTGGGTTAATTTTGGTTTCAGAACTCAGAAGTTGGAATCTTTATCTATTTTCTTGTCGAAAGAAGAAACATTGGATTGTGACTTGATAGTTTCATAACATGTATTTTACAACCTTTTCTGTATCAGTGTATATATATGTTCCCCTTTGTTAATGAATTCTTCTTTCAAATTGAAATATTTGAGCAGTGTGGTGGAGTGATTATAAGtgtttattatgttttattttttttaaaaagcatGTTCTTTTCTTGCATTGCCATCTAATGTAGTTCCCTCCAAGAAATCGCCGATTGGAGGCTTGGTAATTGTCATCAATTCATTCTGTGTTGTTTTTCTTATATGAGGATGAAGTATGTATACAAATTCAATATTCATGAAAGGTCTCTTATAAGCTGTGAACAATCTAGTAAGTTGTGCAATAATCAGTATCATTATAGTTTTTCATCCCTACACTATGTTGTTCAATATCATCACTATGTTTAATTTGACATGGTTCTCACTTCCATTTTCAGTTTTACACCTTGGTGAAGATACTATTTTCACCACTTTAAAAGTCACGTCTTGCAAGATTCAGTGATTGTTGTCAATGTAGTTTTTTATGGTTCTCTCTTTCTGTCTCTAAACAGCTGGAAAGATTTCACGGCGAGTATCTATTGTACATTACCCAGATCCTAAAGAACTTGAAGAACGCAAGATTACTGCAAAACCTGCGCATCAAAATTCTTCAGGAGTCACAAAGACAACTTCGTCCCGATATTTCTCAACACAGATTTCTGGTCGTGCAGGTTCTTCAAAAGGTAGCAGGAAAAGCTCCTTTTTTCAAGTTAGTGAACCATCAAATGCTGCAGAACGCACCAGTGGAAAAAAAGTGTCCGAGCTCTCCCATGGTAATAGCACTGGCATTTCCGGCATGTCCTCCGATCATTCTGATGGAAGAAAATCAAAGAAGAGAAAGCATAAGGAGTAATGTTTTTGTTCTCTTTATTAACCGGAATTGTAGTATGACATTCAAATGTTGCATTTACATGGACCTTTAAAAGGTATGAAAATGAGGTACTTGAGTTGTGTTTGTTAGAGTTGGGCAGTAGGATTTTTGCACTCTCTTTGTTGCCCTTCGTACATTAGAAGCCTATATTAATTTGTTCAAATACAAGAATATTGGAGAATTTGGTGTTTTATATAAAAATGAGTGTGATTTGTAAATAAATATACAATACACCAAAAGTGgatttcaaataattttaaaaaaatgaaaaatacaatTCGAAGGGGTTGAATtgcaaatatattttttttaatttaaaaaacaatTTACTATTTGAAAATGCCGAATTGACAAAAAGATATTTCGTTTTTACGATGCCATTTTCTTGTGATATGCTAATATGCGAGTCATATCTTAATTAATTTTTGCTATTAATTTTTTGGATGAATTACAATTTAAACCATCACAACGTTTAGGTTAAGTTGTATTAAACTCTACATACATAAACCAAAAAGTAAAGATTAAAATGAAGAAGTGACGCATTAATGAAATTTACATTTCAAGGatgattaaaatttatattttcctATTTATATATTTTGGTTATTTTCTACCCGATTATACAGAAAGCAGTAACCATGGACCAAAAAGAATGGAAACCAAAAATAATATGCAAAATTTAAAGAATACAAAAAAGCccatttatcttatcttatttgtaAGTGGCAGGTGAAGCAAGATAATCCAGAATTGTGAAATGGCGAAGAAGGGGAAGAAGCAGCTGATGACGTCAGCGCCATGGAGGGGAGACGACAACAACACTGAATCAGAATTCCAAGATGCTAAGCTCAAAGTCACTACCCAGCCCGGTAATGGCACTTCCACCATGCACGTTCCTCGCTCCAAGTCcaaccaccaccatcaccacgACGGCGACGATTCCATCGAGATTGACCCTGAGCTTCGCTACAGTTTCCAGCGCAATTTTCAGGTTTACTTGTTTTCCCCCTCTTTTCCTTTCAATTTCACTAGTCAAATTTTGAACAAatcataatgatgatgattaagtAGACAATATTATTAATTTACAACTTCATTTATCTTTGTTAAGAACCTATTCGTTCAATTGTTCATGTGGCGCCTCCAAGAGAGTTGAGTTTCATGTCCTTGCCTAGTTCTCTAATTGTCGATTACTAACCCTAGTTCATGATATATGTTACTTTATCTTTTTAGCAATGTTAAACATAATATACAAAGTAGCGGTTTCACTATATGTTTCTTAATTAAATACGGGTATTCTGATAAATAATATTCAGTGTGTGCAAATGACTAAGGTTTTCAGATATcatgaaaatggaaagaaagaagTACTAAAAATGTAAAAGCAAGTAGGGTTTGTAATACTATGGTCTTTCCCTTGGAAGTTTCTCTTTGTATGTTCTTGGAGCATTTATATGATATAAAAATTAAGAATGAGGGCTTAGTGAAGCTCGAAGAGGGTGCAGGAGCCACTGAAGATAACATTATTATGAAACAGATTGTCTTTGTCAACTGTTAGCTATGTTCAATTTTATGAAGTTAGGTATTATGACTGAGATACATAAATCCTGTTGTCTAGAATCTATACATAGAAAAAGGAATACTGCTCGGCAATTTTTAATGTGGGAAAAGTTTGTATGAATCTAATGCATGCAATTTGTTCATTTTATTGTTGTGAAGTGATCAGTTCAGAGCTTCGGATTGCTCGTGATCTTCACTGCTTTGTTAACTTGGTATCATTCTCGGTAGTATGTATACAAAGATGATATTCGATGTTATGCTGCctctttttatgttttcttttctgATATTATAGAATTAAATCACTTATTTAATTGTTTCCTTCTTGCTTGTACATATAATTTTCTCGTCCCGAAGTTTGAAATATAATTCAACTCTTGTAATGCATGCAGTTTCTGCAACGGGTTTTTCGCATCGACACTCTGGTGAAACCTCTTCCTCCTGCCATGGCATACGATGTCTCTCGCAACTTGACCTTCTTCACCCGCATCTTCACACAATTCTTTGGTATGTTAAAGAGTTAACATACATTTATCCATAGTTGAGGATTAAATGGAaataatgcataaaatcaaaactCTACCAATTGTTTTCAGGGTTTCTTATTAAATATAGCTCCATATcagtttttcttcccttttgctcTTCTAGCTTCAGCTTTTATGCATCCTAGTTTCCCTTAACAGCTTAACTTGAACTTTTTTCTTTATGATAGGCCCTTAGGCTTTAGTTGTAAAGATCGCTTTTAGAAGGGGAAAGGGGCTTGCTAAGCATAGTACCGTGTCAATTTGTGCAGGTAAGGTGTATGACTCTGTACTAGAATGAGAAGGGATGTCTGTGATATATAGGAGAGAGGAAGGACATAGGAGAGAACCCTTGTCATTTTGTATTTCCATTTTTTTCCCTTCTGCCTTAAGTGCCTTGAAGTCATCTCATCTCTTCTTCAGTTCTAAACTTTACTTTATAGTTTATATGTATACTCTCAACTATGCTTAGATGGATGGGTTCTCACTCGAAGATAGGCATAATTAGGAATGATTGCATTAGAGAGAGAGTTGGGGTAACGCCAATCATAGATATAGAGAACATGATAGAATCTTGTATTATACTATACTACATAGAGGGTAAGTAGCTAGCGGAAAAGGAAGACCTATAAATTTTTGGAGGaaattattaaaagtaattaagtATAAATAGTTTAAACGCATATATGATTTATGACATAGCACTGATGTATTGTTTGATCCATGTAGTTGACTTTATCTAATGGGATAACTCTTGATTATTGTAAACATGTTATGTTGCATCTTAATTATATATCATTGAAATTGATTAGGTGAGATTTTTGTGTCATATTTAGCATTTGACAATAGTAGTGTTTTAATAGCCAAAAATCAAAGAGCACTGATATTATAGA from Arachis ipaensis cultivar K30076 chromosome B09, Araip1.1, whole genome shotgun sequence includes these protein-coding regions:
- the LOC107618567 gene encoding mediator-associated protein 2, producing MVDSQNVEGYRPAPDFEEDRRSALLDLEMNDSTELWLIKLPFSSSSHQSRMEHMLSEIDGEELSFNLHSDGKLASFEDSSEKLYDFVSYPSQEPDEMVFVPSPTEPKIAGKISRRVSIVHYPDPKELEERKITAKPAHQNSSGVTKTTSSRYFSTQISGRAGSSKGSRKSSFFQVSEPSNAAERTSGKKVSELSHGNSTGISGMSSDHSDGRKSKKRKHKE
- the LOC107619269 gene encoding uncharacterized protein LOC107619269; the encoded protein is MAKKGKKQLMTSAPWRGDDNNTESEFQDAKLKVTTQPGNGTSTMHVPRSKSNHHHHHDGDDSIEIDPELRYSFQRNFQFLQRVFRIDTLVKPLPPAMAYDVSRNLTFFTRIFTQFFDPEGIANAQKSLGIGREEKARNVR